The Rheinheimera mangrovi genome contains the following window.
CCAAACGATTTATTGTTACAAGGGACCACTGACGGCACCTTGTTTATGCCCGGTGAGAAAAACGCCTCTGGCGCGCATTTAAACTATCCAAATTATGCAGATCCAAGCACTGCCCTCGGAGCACTGGATGGTTGGTCGACTCAAAACCCATTCACTTTAGCTCTGAGCTTTGCCTCTGGTGTGACTTTGGATGCGGCCAGTGTACAGCAAGCAGGTGCTGTTTATTTAGTTGAAACTCTGATGGGCGACCCAGCTTCGCCTGACGCAGATTGCCGTGTAGTCCCTCGTGGTGCAGCCTGTAAGCCTGTAGGCAGCCTGCGTTATGGTGTGGATTACATTACCCGCGCCAGTGGCAATAACGTTGCCGTTATCCCGTTAAAGCCTTTAAAACCAGCCACTACCTATATCCTGGTAGTCACGAACGCCTTAAAAGACAGTGAAGGCCGTTCTGTCGCACCTTCCGTCACCTATGAGTTGGTTAAACAGGATATTACCACTAAGCCATTAGGTACAGCGGCTCAACTGGCATTACAAGGAGTGATCAATAGTTTTGAAAATGCAGTTTCGGTAGAGTCTATCAATAAAGCTGACATTATATACACCGCAGCTATTACTACTCAGTCTACTGCTCCGGTATTTGCCAGCATTAAGAAGTTAATGGCGCCAAGCCCATTAAACAACAACACCCCTCCATCTGTAATGCTGACTGATACTGGCGCAGTGGTATCTGATGTTTTATTCCAAGGACAAACAGTAGCGGACAGCCCGGCTGATCCGCGTTTTATTTTTAAACTGGCGAAACTCTACACTGGTACCATCAATCTGCCGTATTATTTGAAAGCTGCAACGGCAGGAAATCCAGCATCGCCTTTGAGTACCCGCTGGGTTGCTCGTTGTGACTCAGGCGCTATTATTGCGTCATTGTCTGATGCTCAGAAAACTGCTCTTGAATCAGGTATTACTGATCCGGCGCAATTGGCTAATGACGCGTATTGTAAAGCTGCATCAGGCGGTGCTTTACGTGACTTTGGTTTAGACAAACAACGTCACCTGACCAAGTTTAATGTTATTCCTAAAACAAACAGCACTCAAACCGTGGCCGTGCAGGTTACCGTGCCGGATGAAGTTCGTGGTGCCGCCTTAGGTTTAGTCAAACCAGCGGCGGGCTGGCCTGTCGTGATATTGCAACATGGTATTACGTCCAAAAAAGAAGATATGTTAGCTATCACCGGCGCCTTGTCTGCCCGTGGTTTTGCCACTATCGCTATTGACCATCCGTTACACGGCAGTCGTGGCTTCAAATTTCCAGTACAAGATGCGAATGGTGTAGTGAAAGATTTAGTCATTAACGCTTCGACCAATAGCGCTACTGATTATATGAATCTTTCAAACCTGTTGGTCACTCGTGACAACCTGCGTCAAAGTATTGCGGACATGCTCGGCTTACGTTTAGGCATGAACTTTAATAACCAGCCTGGTTTGTTGAATACTCAGGATGTACAGTTCTTAGGTCACTCGTTAGGCGCTATCTCTGGGACTTCTATGGTGGCTTTGGCCAACACTACAACAGGCAGTGCTCAACTGGATGCTTTATATAAAATCCGTTCTGCAACTTTAGCTATGCCTGGTGGTGCTGTAGCCAACTTCCTGCTGGAATCAGCGTCTTTTGGTCCAACTATTAAAGCCAGTGTATTGTTAGGTGCAGGGGGTACTACTGCTGCGGCTTACACCCAGTTTGCTGCATCCAATACTTGTGGTACAGGCCAAGCTGCTCCTTATGCTGCTTGCTTTAACTCTTTTGTTCAGGCCTTGAGTGCTACAAACCCAACAGCTTTGGCTGCATTAAACGCCTCTTTCGCTTCTTTTGCCTTTGCTGCACAAACAGTGACAGATGCGGGTGACCCAAATAACTACGCTTCAATGCTTGTTGCGTCCGCAACTCCTACCTATATCATTGAAGTTGTTGGTGATCAGGCAGGACAGTTACCGGATCAGGTGATACCAAACCGTGCTGCAGCTATGCCTCTGGCTGGTACTGAACCTTTGGCTGCGTTATTAGGCGCATCAGCGGTGAATAACGTTGCTGGTACTTATCCAGTGACCGGCACTGCATTAAGCCGCTTTATTGCCGGTGGTCATAGCTCAATTCTAAGCCCTGCTGCTAGTAGTGCTGCTACTACAGAAATGCAAAGCCAAAGCGTTAGCTTCTTTATGGGGCGTGGTGCTGGTGTTGTAGTTACTAACGGCGCTGTGATGGCTCCTGCTAACTAGAGGTCCCACCACCTATAAAAAGCCCAGCTTGCTGGGCTTTTTTTATGACTATCAAGCTACAATGCCTGTAGTTTTTCTCGAAAAGGAATAAAAATGGAATTTTTATATCAATATGGTTTATTTCTGGCGAAAACCGCCACTGTGGTGATAGCTGTCGCTGTGATTATCGTTCTGGTGGTTTCCGCCAGACAAAAGACGAAAAAAGGTGAGCTGGAGTTTAGCGACCTGTCAGAAGATTACAGCGAATTGACCGCCGATTTACAACAACAACTGCTGGATAAAAAAGCCTATAAAGCCTGGACAAAAAGTCAAAAACAAAAAGATGAGCCAAAAGAACGGCTTTTTGTATTGGATTTTAATGGCAGTATGGATGCGCATGAAGTGGACGCCTTGCGCGAAGAAGTAACAGCTGTGTTAGCTGTTGCAACGGCCACAGATGAAGTATTGCTCCGGCTGGAAAGCCCAGGTGGGGTGGTGCATGGGTATGGCTTGGCTGCGTCTCAGCTTGATAGGATAAAACAGCACAATATTCGCCTGACAGTGGCTGTCGACAAAGTAGCGGCCAGTGGTGGTTATATGATGGCCTGTATTGCCGATCGCATTTTAGCAGCACCTTTTGCTGTTGTTGGCTCTATTGGTGTGGTTGCTCAGTTGCCTAACTTCCATAAGCTGTTGAAGAAGAACCATATAGATGTAGAACAATTCACTGCAGGCGAATTTAAACGCACAGTCACAGTCTTTGCCGAGAATACGGACAAGGGCCGCGAGAAGTTTCAGCAGGAACTGGAACAAACTCATGTGTTGTTTAAAGACTTTGTGCATAAACACAGACCTGTACTTGATATAGATCAGGTTGCAACAGGTGAGCATTGGTTTGGTTATCAGGCGCTGGATTTACATTTAATCGACCAACTTCAAACCAGTGATGATTATTTAGTGCAGCAATTTCACAGTAAAAAGGTAGTGCAGGTGAAGTATCAGCTTAAGCTTAAACTGGCAGAAAAAGTGGGTTTGGCAGCAAGCACGGCGCTAAGCAGCAGTTTGCATAAATTGTCGCAACTTAGTTTCTGGCGTTAACTGATGCATTCGGAATTTTGGCATAACTGTTGGCAACAACAACGAATAGGTTTTCATCAATATGATGTTCACCCGCTGTTGCCTGTACTGGTATCTCAACTGAGTTGGGATCGCTCTAAGACTGTTTTTGCGCCTTTGTGCGGCAAAAGCCTGGATCTGTGGTGGTTATCTCAGCAGGGAAAAGTGATAGGTGCGGAGCTGTCTGAATTGGCCTGCCAGCAGTTTTATCAGCAGCAGGAGCAAAAGTTCTCTGTTTCAGCACAAGGCGATTTTCAGTACTTTAGTCATCAGTCTGTGGATATCTGGCAAGGTGACTACTTTGCTTTAAAGCCAGAACAACTAGACGAAATTGGGCTGATTTATGACAGAGCAGCACTGATTGCCTTACCTTCGCAGATGCGCATTGACTACGTAAAGCAATTAAAAAAACTATGTACTGGACCCGTTTCTTTGTTGCTGTTGAGTTTGGAGTATCCACAAGAAGAAATGTCCGGCCCACCATTTTCAGTGACTGAGCAGGAAGTTAGGCAGTTGTTTGATTATTCGGCCTCTGTGGAGTTAGTAGCGCTGCGAAATCTGACGGGACGGCCTTTTGCACAGCGGCAGTTTAACGTCAGTAAGCTTGTTGAAAAAGCGTATTGGATCCGCTGGTAGCTGTGAATGCCATAAAAAACGCCGCATTATGCGGCGTTTTTTATCACTGAAGTTTTAACTGTTTCTACCGGCATCGGGGTTGTTAAAACATTCTGCATCAAACTGATTTTCGCTTTTGGCGATAAGGCAGGATACCATGGCATCACCTGTGATATTCACAGCAGTGCGGGTCATATCTAATAGACGGTCTACACCAATAATCAGCGCTATACCTTCGACAGGCAAACCGACTTGCTGCAAAACCATAGCCAACATAATCAAACCTACGCCAGGCACTCCAGCAGTACCTACAGAGGCTAAAGTGGCTGTCAAAATAACCATCAGATAGTCCATAGTGGTTAAATCAACCTGAAATACCTGTGCAATAAATACAGTGGCAACACCCTGCATAATGGCGGTTCCATCCATATTGATGGTTGCGCCCAAAGGAATAGTGAAGGAGGCAATATTGTTACTGACCCCCAGTTTTTTTGTAGTAGTTTCCATGTTAACTGGAATAGTCGCGTTGCTGCTGGACATGCTAAAACCAAACAAAGCAGCATCTTTCATTTTCCGGAAAAACATCAGTGGATTTAAACCGCCGAAGACCCCGATAAACAAACCGTAGACAATGAAACCATGGAAAAACAATACAAAAAGTACAGTGCTGAAATACCAGCCGAGGCTTTCCAGATCTTTCAAATCTAAACTGGTAAAAAGTTTGGCCATCAGAAAAAATACGCCATAAGGCGCTAAAGCCATCATAAAGCCAACCAGCTTCATCACTACTTCATTTAAGTCAGTAAACAAAGCCCGAACTCTGGCGCCTGCTTCACCAGTGAGTGCAACTGCTAATCCGAATAGCACTGAGAAGACGATAATTTGCAGCATTTCTCCTTTCGCCATGGCTTCAACCGGGTTACTTGGGAACATGTTGATAAAGACTTGAGTAATAGACGGTGCTTGTTGCACGCTAAAATTTGCATCTGCCGTCATTTGTACACCAGTACCTGGAGACACCAGCAGTGCAAAAAAGATGGCGATGGCGATGGCGATGGCTGTAGTGAGAATATACAAACCTACAGACTTGCCACCCAGGCGCCCAAGTGTACTGCCATCACTTAACGAACTGGTCCCACAGACCAAAGAGACAAAAACTAAAGGAACCACCAGCATTTTTAAGCTTGCGACAAAAATTTGCCCGCCAGCATGAAAAATGCCGTCAACAAAAAATGCCCGCAGACCTAATTCAACGCCAAATAAACTCAAGGTCCGTTCGGCTTCACCTGCTAACAGAAATTTAAACAATGCACCGACCAGGATACCCAGTGCCATACCGATCAGAATACGTGGAGTTAGACCCAATTTCTTTTTAGACGTCATTTCTATTTTTTATCAGACCAGAAAATGTCGCTAAGCCTAACAGTTTGTGAGTCAAAAGAAAAACCACAACGAACTGAATTATTTTACGCTTTGGCTTAACCCCATCTGAAAGTTTCGACTAAGCTAGAATAATTACAATAAGTTAGCGCATCCAATGGAGAGTCCAGATGCTTAGAGTCCGGTGCTACTTTGTCATCATTCTTTTGTTTCTGTTGGCATCCTGTGGCGGTGGTGGAGGCACCATTAGTGACGACGATGACGGTGGCGGCTCTACCGAAGTGATAAGCATCAGTCTGGCGTTAACAAGCGCATCTGCTGTGGTGTCCTCAGAAGTGAGTAAAGCCCAGCCTCTGACCTTAACTGCGACTTTAACTTCTTCAACCGGTCGTTCTATGGCGGGTCAGTTGGTCACTTTTAGTTTTAATGACGCGCTTCTGGCCAGTTTTAATAACGAAGCCGGCACAGCGCAGACAAATAGCAGTGGTATTGCGGTAATCGGGGTTGTTGTTGGTACCAAAAGTGGCGCCGGCACAATAGCCGCCACTTTAACCGGCGGACAATCTGCGACCATCAGTTTTGCTTCAGCCGGAGATGCTGATGATGTGGAACCTGAAAAGCCTGTGGGCTCACTTCGTCTCATTGCAGACAGCCTGCAATTAGGCTCAGGCAATACAGCAAAGGTGGCGGTGTCAGCGGTCGTTCTCGATGCCAACAATGTACTGCAGCCCGGAGTGACTGTGCAATTCAGTACCAGTTCCGGTCAACTGGAGGTAGTGAGTGCTGTGACAGAATCGGACGGCGTAGCCAAAGCCAACCTGTCCAGCAGTATAGACCCTTCACTACGGACTATCACTGTCACGGCAGCGGTGGGAGATAAACTCGCTACATTAGATATTAACGTCATAGGCACAGCCATTCTGATCAGTGCGCCACGCTCGATGGTGTTGTCTGACGAAGTCTCCATTACCGCAGATTTAACTGACTTTGATGGCAAAGGTATTCAGGGTAGAACTTTAACTGTGACATCAGCTTTAGGTAATCCTGTCAGCAGTACTTCACTGGTCACAGCTGGCAATAGCGGTCGGGTTTCCTTCACCTACAGAGCCGTCCAGGGCGGTACAGATGAACTGACTGTTGTGGGGCTGGGCGCTACGGCTGTTGCTACTATCAGCATTCAGGCAGATCAGTTCCGCTTTTTAAATACGGACGTCATAGAAGTCCCACTTGGCATTGAGCAGTCACTTACCGCGGAATGGCTGGTGAACAATTTACCTAATGCCGGCAAAGCGCTTAACTTCACTACCACCAGAGGAACTTTGGGATTACTGACAGGAAATGTTACTCAGGTTTCTGTGGATCAAACAACGAATGCGCAAGGTCAGGCTTCGGTTTTGGTTGCCTCCAATTTTGCTGGTTTTGCCAATATTGCAGCGACTGAAGTTCGGTCCGGAGCCACGGATTTATTGACCACTCAAACTCAGATAGAGTTTATTGCCACAGTGCCGGATACCATAGCCGTGTCCGCTTTTCCTGCTCAGTTAGGCCCAGGTGAACAAAGTGTTGTTCGCTCTGTCGTGCGTGATAAGAATAATAATCCTGTGAAAAACCGCTCAGTGGCCTTTACTCTGGATGGCGCTCCTGGTGGCCAAATTAATCCGGCAGTGGCGATCACCGATTCTCAGGGGCTCGCCAGTACAGTCTTTACGGCTGACAATACGACTGGGGCTGGGACAGGTGCGAATTTAAACGTTTTAGCTACAGTACTTAATACGACGCCAGTGGTCAGGGGGAACACTCCTGTATCTGTCGGATCCAGGACTTTGTTTTTCCGCTTTGGTACAGGCAATAGCATCATCGCTCCAAGTAATTCTTTGTTTGCACAGGAGTTTTCGATTTTGGTCACGGATTCTTCAGGTAATCCTGTGGCGGGGCAGGAGTTGAACGTTTCTGTAGTGCCTTTAAGCTATAACAAAGGCTTTTGGATGGCAGTTCCCGATCTAATTGATTTTGAGTATTGGGATTCCGTGATCACCAGCCCTGACTGTGCAAGTGAAGATGTGAATAACAATGGTATTTTGGATCCGGGTGAAGACCTCAATGGAAATGGTCAGCTAACGCCGGGTAATGTGGCTTCGGTTCCCCGTACAGTGCAAGCTGATGACAATGGTATTGCTACCTTTGATTTAACCTATACCAGAGATTTTGCCCCATGGACCAGAGTATTATTGTCTGTGACAGGTTTTGCCGATGGAACTGAAAACATTGCAAGCCGGGAATATCGGATTTTGGTTTCGGGTGAGTATGTCTCAGATGAGACCGCTAAACCGGCAAGTAATCCTTTTGGTAGCGGCGCTTTGTGCAGCAATACCAATTAAAGCTAAGCTGCAGCTGTTGTCTGTACCGTGGCATAAAAAAGGCGGAATGTTTATCCGCCTTATGTTGTTAATCTGTCCGTTAATTTGTCAATTACGCTGGAACTGATAAACAGAACCGAGTTTCAGGATTTTTGTCAGCTCATCCAATGCCTGACGGCTTTCAACCAGCAGCTGAGGATCGGCTAAATCGGCTTCGCTGATCTCGTCACGATAGTGCGTGTCTACCCACTGATTTAAGTGGATAAACAAGCTGTTGTTCATCAGCACGGCCGGATTAACAGCCTGATGTTCTGCGTCGCTCATGGCCACACGCAAGCGTAAGCACGCCGGACCACCGCCATTTTGCATACTTTGTTTGACATCAAAATAATGCACCTGGCGCACCGGAGTACCACGGCCTGTCAGCTGCTCCAGATATGCAGAAACCGTAGCACTGTCACGGCATTCTGTTGGTGCGATAATCGCCATATCACCATTGGGTAAAGTGACCAGTTGAGTGTTAAACAAATAGGTTTTCACGGCTTCTGCGACCGACACCTCAGAGGTTTTGACTTCAATAAAATGCAGATCAGCAGCAGAGCCAAACTTACGACGAATTTCGTCCAGCTTGTTTTGGGTGTCAACAAAAGCCTGTTCGTGGAAAAACAGCACATTCTGGTTACCCACTGCTATCACATCGTTATGAAACACACCCTGATCAATCACGTCCGGGTTTTGTTGCATCATCACAGCACCGTTCTCGGATAAACCGTGCAGACGGGCTACTGCTTCACAGGCTTCCAGCGTATGCCGGGCAGGGAAGCGTTTAGGCGCAGGTTTAGATGAGTCAAAGGCGTAGCGGCCGTATACAAACAGCTCGACACCTGACTTACCGTAGTCACTGCATAAACGGGTATGATTGGCTGCACCTTCATCACCAAAGTGATCGTTGTCCGGCAGATGCTGGTGATGCGCAAAATGTTTGTCATCACTGAACATGGCTTTGAGAATACGACCTGTGGTGACAGGTTCCAGTGAGCGGTGAAACTTATTGGTTAAGTTCGCCGGCGTAAAATGAATCTTACCATCCGCCGTATCTGCACTGGGCGAAATAGTGGCGGCGTTGGCTGTCCACATACTGGAGGCCGAACAAACGGCCTTCAGTACAGCGGGTGCTTGTTTTGCTGCTTTACTAATCACTTCACTGTCAGTGCCGGTAAAACCTAAACGTCTTAAGGTATAGACATCAGGTCTTTCCTGTGGCGCCAGTACGCCTTGTATTAACCCCAGTTCAGACAGAGATTTCATCTTCTGCAAGCCCTGCTTAGCAGCTTGTTTCGGACTGGAGGTATTTTTGGCGTTATTGAGAGAGGCAACGTTGCCGATGGATAATCCGGCATAGTTGTGTGTCGGCCCGACGAGGCCGTCAAAGTTTGCTTCAAAGAACTTCATTTTTGCTTTATTCCTTCATTTTTGGGAAGGGGCACTGCTTTTATTATTATTGCGGCCGTTGCTTCATTTTTTTTCCGCTGGCACTGAAAATCACAGCTTTACCGGCCGTAACTGCAGTGACTCTGGGAAACTAACCCCCGTAGTTATAGCCATAGCCAGATAGTCAGCCGTTGAGCTTGCCTCTTTGCTGTGACTTTTTTACTTTATGCAGGAGCCGCTGATTTATTCAGCGAAAAGTCACTAAATTGTGACCTTCTGGCATAATAATGAACTTATTCTCTTGTCACAACTTGAGTTTACGGATATACGTTAAAAAAGAAGTGCCCGCCGGCACGCTAAAAGGTCAGGGATCTCAATCATAAAATGGCGAAATCACTAGTCATAGTCGAATCACCAGCGAAAGCTAAAACTATCAATAAGTACCTTGGAAATGACTTTATCGTCAAATCCAGCGTAGGCCATATCCGCGATCTGCCAACGAGCAGCAACAAAGATAAAGTCAAAGAAGACAAGACGAAGCTCAGCAAAGAGCAAAAAGAGTATCAGGCTCTGGTTGAACGTATGGGTATAGATCCAAACAACAACTGGCAGGCCCGCTATGAAATTTTGCCTGGCAAAGAAAAAGTCGTCAAAGAGCTGAAAGCTCTGGCTGAAAAAGCAGACACTGTTTATCTGGCAACGGACTTAGACCGGGAAGGGGAGGCGATAGCCTGGCACCTTCAGGAAATTATTGGTGGCGAACATCAGAAGTTTAAACGTGTGGTGTTTAACGAGATCACTCAAAACGCCATTAAAAATGCTTTCGTTGAACCAGGTGAAGTGAATCAGCACCGTGTAAATGCGCAGCAAGCCCGTCGCTTTTTAGACCGGGTTGTTGGCTTTATGGTGTCGCCATTGTTGTGGAAAAAAGTCGCCCGTGGCTTATCTGCTGGCCGTGTACAGTCTGTCGCTGTGCGTTTAGTGGTAGAGCGTGAGCGTGAAATTAAAGCTTTTGTGCCGGAAGAATACTGGACTGTTGCCGCAGACACCCTGACCAAAACGGGTGTAAACCTGCAACTGGATGTGGCTAAACAGGCCGGAAAAGCCTTCAGACCGGAAAATAAAGCTCAGACTGATGCTGCTGTGGCTGTGTTGCAAAAAGCCAGCTATCAGGTCACTGAGCGCGAAGATAAGCCATCGAGCAGTAAAGCTCAGGCGCCTTTTATCACCTCGACCTTACAACAAGCTGCCAGTACCCGTTTAGGTTATGGTGTGAAAAAAACCATGATGCTGGCGCAGCGCTTGTACGAAGCCGGTCACATTACCTATATGCGTACCGACTCGACCAACTTAAGTGTGGATGCACTTACCGCTTGTCGCGATTATATTGAACAAAGTTTTGGTGCTAAGTATCTGCCGGAACAACCCTTAAGTTATGGCAGCAAAGCCAATGCTCAGGAAGCGCACGAAGCCATTCGTCCATCTGATGTGTTTGTTTTAGCCAGCAGTCTGCAGGATATGGAAGCCGATGCCCGTAAGCTTTACGAGCTGATTTGGCGCCAGTTTGTTGCCTGCCAAATGCCATCAGCTCAATATGATGTGACGACCATCACTGTCACCGCAGCTGACTTTGAATTAAAAGCTAAAGGCCGTGTATTACGTTTTGACGGCTGGACCAAAGTGCAGCCTGCGCAAAAACGCAAAGACGAAGAAGAGCTGGAACTGCCGGATGTCAAACCGGGCGAAACCTTAACGCTGGAACAGTTAGCTCCTGCTCAGCATTTTACCAAACCACCGGCACGTTTTAGCGAAGCCAGTTTAGTAAAAGAACTGGAAAAACGCGGTATAGGCCGTCCTTCGACTTACGCAGCCATTATTTCCACTATTCAGGAACGTGGTTATGTCAAAGTAGACAACCGTCGTTTCTATGCTGAGAAAATGGGTGAAATTGTTACAGACCGTTTAGTCGAAAACTTCAGCGATTTAATGAGTTACGACTTCACCGCTAATATGGAAGTCCGGCTGGATGATATAGCTCAGGGCGAACTGCAGTGGAAGAAGGTTCTGGACCAATTCTACGGTGATTTTTCTCATCAGTTAAAAACCGCAGAATCTGATCCTGAGCAAGGTGGCATGCGCACCAATCAGTTTGTGCTGACTGACATTGCCTGCCCGACTTGTGGCCGTCAGATGGGTATTCGTACCGCCTCTACCGGGGTGTTTTTGGGCTGTTCAGGCTACAACCTGCCGCCGAAAGAGCGTTGTACCACCACCATGAACCTGACACCAGGTGATGATGCGGTTGAAGTAGCCGACGATGACGAACTGGAAACCGAAGTACTGCGTCATAAAAAGCGTTGTGCTAAATGTGGCACTGCCATGGATCATTACCTGATAGACGAGCAGCGTAAGCTTTATGTCTGTGGTAATAACCCGGGTTGTGATGGTTATCTGGTTGAATCCGGTGTGTTTAAGCTCAAAGGTTATGACGGCCCGCTGATCGAATGTGAAAAGTGTGGCAGCGATATGCAGCTCAAATCAGGCCGTTTTGGTAAGTACTTTGGTTGTACCAATGACGCCTGTAAAAACACCCGTAAGCTGCTGAAAAATGGTGAAGCTGCGCCGCCAAAAGAAGATCCGGTGCATTTGCCTGAGCTCAAATGCGAAAAGTCAGATACCTATTTTGTGTTGCGTGATGGTGCCGCAGGTTTATTCCTCGCTGCCGCGACTTTCCCTAAATCCAGGGAAACACGAGCGCCTCTGGTGTCTGAACTGGCTCGCTTTAAAGATCGTATTATGCCGAAGTTCCACTATTTGGCAGAAGCTCCTGCAGCTGATGCTTCTGGTAATCCGACCATCATCCGCTGGAGTCGCAAAACAAAGCAGCAGTATGTGATGACGGAGAAAGACGGCAAAGCCACAGGCTGGTCTGCCTGGTTCGAAAATGGCCGCTGGGTAGTCACCAAAGAAAAAG
Protein-coding sequences here:
- the topA gene encoding type I DNA topoisomerase translates to MAKSLVIVESPAKAKTINKYLGNDFIVKSSVGHIRDLPTSSNKDKVKEDKTKLSKEQKEYQALVERMGIDPNNNWQARYEILPGKEKVVKELKALAEKADTVYLATDLDREGEAIAWHLQEIIGGEHQKFKRVVFNEITQNAIKNAFVEPGEVNQHRVNAQQARRFLDRVVGFMVSPLLWKKVARGLSAGRVQSVAVRLVVEREREIKAFVPEEYWTVAADTLTKTGVNLQLDVAKQAGKAFRPENKAQTDAAVAVLQKASYQVTEREDKPSSSKAQAPFITSTLQQAASTRLGYGVKKTMMLAQRLYEAGHITYMRTDSTNLSVDALTACRDYIEQSFGAKYLPEQPLSYGSKANAQEAHEAIRPSDVFVLASSLQDMEADARKLYELIWRQFVACQMPSAQYDVTTITVTAADFELKAKGRVLRFDGWTKVQPAQKRKDEEELELPDVKPGETLTLEQLAPAQHFTKPPARFSEASLVKELEKRGIGRPSTYAAIISTIQERGYVKVDNRRFYAEKMGEIVTDRLVENFSDLMSYDFTANMEVRLDDIAQGELQWKKVLDQFYGDFSHQLKTAESDPEQGGMRTNQFVLTDIACPTCGRQMGIRTASTGVFLGCSGYNLPPKERCTTTMNLTPGDDAVEVADDDELETEVLRHKKRCAKCGTAMDHYLIDEQRKLYVCGNNPGCDGYLVESGVFKLKGYDGPLIECEKCGSDMQLKSGRFGKYFGCTNDACKNTRKLLKNGEAAPPKEDPVHLPELKCEKSDTYFVLRDGAAGLFLAAATFPKSRETRAPLVSELARFKDRIMPKFHYLAEAPAADASGNPTIIRWSRKTKQQYVMTEKDGKATGWSAWFENGRWVVTKEKEK